Proteins found in one Chlamydia sp. 04-14 genomic segment:
- a CDS encoding sodium-dependent transporter codes for MNKNQTQFSSRLGFIFSMMGIAVGAGNIWRFPRIAAQNGSGAFILIWLLFLFIWSIPLIIIELSLGKLTKKAPIGTLIKTAGPKCAWLGGFVTLVTTCILAYYSNIVGWGLSYFYYSISGKIYAGNNFSQLWETHYQSSFPLLFHFLSLFLAYMIIRKGIVQGIEKCNKILIPSFFVCTLVLLLRAVTLPNAVQGIKQLFTFDFASLSSYKLWLEALTQNAWDTGAGWGLLLVYSGFASKKTGVVSNGALTAISNNLVSLVMGIIVFATCSSLDILGTTQLQQGAGSSSIGIAFIYLPELFTRIPGSTYLPAIFSSIFFLAFAMAALSSMISMLFLLSQTLSEFGIKKHVAESSATIIAFILGVPSSLSLAVFANQDTVWGIGLIINGLIFIYAAISYGLTHLKKKIINAVPGDIHLNKAFDSMVKYLLPIEGIVLLLWYFYEGLFPEDGHWWNPISTYSLSSLILQWSIGLIILWSLNKKLSKRFSFYNIEN; via the coding sequence ATGAACAAAAATCAGACCCAATTTTCTTCAAGACTAGGATTTATTTTCTCTATGATGGGGATAGCTGTTGGCGCTGGAAATATTTGGCGTTTTCCTAGAATTGCGGCGCAAAATGGTAGCGGAGCCTTTATCTTAATTTGGCTTCTGTTCCTATTCATTTGGTCAATCCCTCTGATTATTATAGAGCTTTCTCTAGGGAAATTAACTAAAAAAGCCCCTATAGGAACATTAATTAAAACAGCGGGGCCTAAATGCGCATGGCTGGGAGGGTTTGTTACTTTAGTGACAACGTGTATCTTAGCCTACTACTCCAATATCGTTGGATGGGGTCTGAGCTATTTTTATTATTCAATTTCTGGGAAAATTTACGCTGGAAATAATTTTTCCCAGTTATGGGAAACTCATTATCAAAGTTCTTTCCCACTACTGTTCCATTTCTTATCTCTATTTCTGGCCTATATGATTATTCGTAAGGGTATTGTACAGGGTATTGAGAAGTGTAATAAAATTCTTATCCCCTCATTCTTTGTCTGTACTCTAGTGCTCCTCCTTAGAGCCGTGACTCTTCCTAACGCTGTTCAGGGAATCAAACAACTTTTCACTTTTGATTTCGCCTCTCTCTCCAGTTATAAGTTATGGTTAGAAGCTCTAACACAAAATGCTTGGGATACAGGAGCCGGATGGGGATTGCTCCTAGTATATTCTGGATTTGCTTCAAAGAAAACTGGCGTCGTTAGCAACGGAGCTCTCACTGCTATATCGAATAACCTCGTTTCCCTGGTTATGGGAATCATTGTATTTGCCACATGCTCTTCGCTAGATATTTTAGGGACCACACAGCTACAACAAGGCGCGGGGTCTTCGAGCATAGGCATAGCTTTCATCTACCTACCAGAGTTATTTACAAGAATTCCTGGATCTACATATTTGCCAGCTATTTTCAGTTCTATATTCTTCCTTGCCTTTGCTATGGCAGCTCTCTCATCAATGATTTCAATGCTATTTTTGTTATCACAAACTCTTTCAGAATTTGGAATAAAAAAGCACGTGGCAGAGTCATCAGCAACAATTATAGCTTTTATTCTTGGGGTGCCCTCGTCTTTAAGTCTCGCAGTATTTGCAAACCAAGATACTGTTTGGGGAATAGGATTAATTATTAATGGTCTTATTTTTATCTACGCCGCGATTAGTTACGGTCTCACACACTTAAAAAAGAAAATCATTAATGCAGTGCCAGGAGATATTCATCTCAATAAAGCTTTTGACTCTATGGTAAAATATTTACTTCCTATTGAAGGAATAGTTTTACTTTTATGGTATTTTTATGAAGGGCTTTTCCCAGAAGATGGCCACTGGTGGAATCCTATATCCACATACAGTCTTTCTAGCTTGATTTTACAGTGGTCTATTGGTTTAATTATTTTATGGTCATTAAATAAAAAACTATCTAAACGCTTTTCTTTCTACAACATAGAAAATTAA
- the incB gene encoding inclusion membrane protein IncB produces the protein MSTTPTSSSSQTQNQDGSLDRVLLSFNGKINGLQRKTNDLEEKINQIDRVSSLALTTGDNVAADLTHLQDEVTELKGCLATVTELLIQSGSSGTPGATPRSEGTSYIVGRTPPSLCAKLTALALTILALIAITMLIICIVAVCGGFPLFISLLNMYTVGACISLPIISCAAVSMMILCTLSIGSLLRSRPAIYMINNSQIES, from the coding sequence ATGTCAACAACACCAACATCTTCATCCAGTCAAACACAAAATCAAGATGGTTCATTGGATAGAGTTTTACTGAGTTTCAATGGAAAAATAAATGGATTACAAAGAAAAACGAATGACCTTGAAGAGAAAATCAACCAGATAGACAGGGTTTCTTCCTTAGCTCTTACTACAGGTGATAACGTAGCCGCAGATCTCACTCATTTACAGGATGAGGTTACAGAGCTAAAAGGATGTTTAGCTACAGTTACGGAATTGTTAATTCAATCAGGATCTTCAGGAACACCCGGAGCCACACCTCGTTCGGAAGGCACTAGCTACATAGTAGGACGCACACCACCATCTCTTTGTGCCAAACTTACAGCATTAGCCTTAACAATTTTAGCTCTCATCGCTATCACAATGCTTATTATTTGTATCGTTGCTGTTTGTGGTGGTTTTCCCTTATTCATTTCTTTACTTAATATGTATACAGTTGGCGCTTGTATATCCCTACCGATTATTTCATGTGCTGCAGTTTCAATGATGATTCTTTGCACACTGTCCATCGGCTCTTTATTAAGAAGCAGGCCAGCAATCTATATGATCAATAACTCTCAAATAGAATCTTAA